A stretch of Oncorhynchus gorbuscha isolate QuinsamMale2020 ecotype Even-year linkage group LG24, OgorEven_v1.0, whole genome shotgun sequence DNA encodes these proteins:
- the enam gene encoding enamelin, protein MISVVLLMCLLGFSLAAPTPDSGSDEVATHANEALRWMELYRMYGSLGQLAVPAQPPMLNAPAAAPAAPAQEPKFFYPPPPMNSDEEAPVPRYGGYGRYYPYPGLAAPAAPAVPLNSDEVGEDEAATEAEAEPAVDHATEEPAVVDTAAPVDPADAAPVDPAVDVPIDVVIPAEVDIPATVATDIIVVDPALIAPIDTIVVAGPLDPTLPVM, encoded by the exons ATGATATCTGTGGTGCTATTGATGTGCCTGCTGGGCTTCTCCCTTGCTGCTCCA ACTCCTGATAGTGGAAGCGATGAG GTTGCAACACATGCCAACGAGGCCCTGAGATGGATGGAGCTCTACAGAATGTATGGTTCCCTCGGACAACTG GCTGTACCAGCTCAGCCCCCAATG TTGAATGCGCCTGCTGCAGCCCCTGCTGCCCCAGCTCAAGAACCCAAATTCTTCTACCCACCACCACCAATGAACTCAGATGAAGAGGCCCCAGTG CCCCGCTATGGCGGCTATGGTAGATATTATCCCTATCCTGGCCTGGCTGCCCCTGCTGCCCCTGCCGTCCCTCTGAACTCTGATGAGGTTGGAGAGGACGAGGCTGCCACTGAAGCCGAGGCTGAGCCAGCAGTGGACCACGCAACTGAGGAACCAGCAGTTGTGGATACCGCCGCCCCAGTAGACCCAGCTGATGCAGCCCCTGTCGACCCAGCCGTGGATGTACCTATCGATGTTGTTATACCCGCTGAAGTCGACATCCCTGCCACCGTTGCCACTGACATCATTGTCGTCGATCCTGCTCTCATAGCGCCAATCGACACCATCGTGGTGGCTGGGCCTTTAGACCCCACCCTCCCTGTTATGTAG